The Rhizoctonia solani chromosome 4, complete sequence genome contains a region encoding:
- a CDS encoding AMP binding enzyme: MQISPHSIANLSPEDQAKFISFGLGSTYTPPFQTIHEAFEYQAAQRPSAIAVEHDGKSATYLELKQMSDRLAVALQRQGVKSGDRVLLLVQRSISMVAGMLGILKAGAAYVPQDGGIVTDSTLAHIIPDAGVQTVVCLRKFAARIPNHKTLVLEDVIDNDDYLKHVTVSGKSSDSVYAIYTSGTTGKPKGVDVTHLSVVNLLLTDPGRVGMRPGRRVAQLLNVAFDMAQWECLGSVANGCTLCIRGSDWKGVMSSVDIVIATPSVMQLYDPIDYPNIKYVATAGEPCPKPLADKLAAAGVAYYNSCGPTEVTIVNTMTPLPHAVGDEMNIGKPLPNNTVYVLDEDMNPLPIGATGIMWGGGACAARGYIGLPELTAKKFKHDPFLNDGSLMFNTGDLGKWREDGSLIHLGRADDQVKIKGFRVELDGVTASLESADGVTTACALLIGKELVGFVYPETADIEKVKEACAKVQPYYARPSRYIKLETVPKTANGKIDKRALRAMVEAPVPVAVTVNNDVASAPTIVEVETSTSRLTFTPFVAAINKPAQAAIANRLSTASVNIGNMWAQLQEHGAPAQPLQITNESFRPFNEASPQVSNSPITSGRSITSSASRSTLNQNEKEDLDSKSIVKKSSVDTVIASLPVLGAKTDLAAEKGGNAWDGYLDDELPEKMEPKYVRNLRHIVFSLYRRLFGVVFIVNMSIFIHALVEGGLPANKIGTIVVLAIGYPSDCWQGLPHGGAHSGSGISAIVWLIYFTMIWFAYPKRRSTAHDNFEPIALPQLGRHGACLGPGYSPDERLQGTRSQPGTSPAYQCFFLDDLRDYACNHVLLAKVAQGQCRSVVLSNHAIRLYFDYTTPKTGHFVRVSKSPLMEWHSFATIQEPNTPGFSLVVSRAGDWTGHTIENPPTQLWVRGVPTYGVLRIVPLFRRLVIVATGSGIGPCAPAIFEKRIPMRLLWTSPDVRKTFGNELVDKLLDASPDAVIYDTRKHGKPDMVKLTLRLVREFDAEAVAIISNQKLTEKVVYGMMSRGIPAFGAIWDS, translated from the exons GCGACTTATCTTGAACTCAAGCAAATGTCCGACCGCTTGGCTGTCGCTTTGCAGCGGCAAGGTGTAAAATCGGGTGACCGAGTCTTACTCCTCGTCCAGCGCAGTATTTCTATGGTCGCGGGTATGCTTGGTATTCTGAAAGCTGGAG CCGCTTATGTTCCACAAG ATGGTGGTATTGTCACCGATTCTACTCTCGCACACATCATTCCTGATGCTGGCGTCCAAACGGTTGTCTGCTTGAGAAAGTTTGCTGCGCGTATTCCAAACCATA AAACACTGGTTCTTGAAGATGTTATTGACAACGATGATTATTTGAAGCATGTTACCGTTAGCGGGAAGTCTTCGGATAG TGTTTATGCCATTTACACATCTG GAACGACCGGGAAGCCCAAGGGTGTTGATGTGACGCATCTCAGCGTCGTTAACCTGCTCCTAACCGACCCAGGGCGAGTTGGTATGCGTCCTGGCCGTCGGGTCGCACAACTTCTCAATGTGGCCTTCGACATGGCCCAGTGGGAGTGTCTCGGAAGCGTGGCCAATGGGTGCACTTTGTGTATTCGTGGCTCTGACTGGAAAGGCGTGATGAGCAG TGTTGATATTGTGATTGCCACTCCCTCTGTTATGCAGCTATATGACCCTATCGACTACCCAAATATTAAATACGTAGCGACCGCGGGTGAACCTTGTCCCAAGCCTCTTGCTGACAAACTTGCTGCTGCTGGCGTCGCGTATTACAACTCATGTGGACCCACCGAG GTTACAATCGTTAACACTATGACGCCACTCCCACACGCTGTTGGTGACGAGATGAACATTGGCAAACCCCTTCCCAACAACACAGTGTACGTCCTCGATGAAGATATGAACCCTTTGCCAATTGGAGCCACTG GTATCATGTGGGGTGGCGGCGCTTGCGCTGCTCGTGGCTACATCGGTTTGCCAGAGCTTACAGCCAAGAAATTCAAGCATGATCCATTCCTCAATGATGG GAGCCTAATGTTCAATACTGGCGATCTCGGAAAGTGGCGTGAGGACGGCTCGCTAATTCACCTTGGGCGAGCAGATGACCAA GTTAAGATTAAAGGATTCCGCGTCGAATTGGATGGAGTGACAGCATCTTTGGAG TCCGCCGATGGAGTGACTACTGCTTGTGCTCTTCTCATCGGCAAGGAGCTAGTTGGCTTCGTATATCCTGAAACCGCCGACATTGAGAAAGTCAAGGAGGCTTGTGCTAAAGTCCAGCCGTATTATGCCCGGCCTTCAAGGTATATCAAGCTTGAAACTGTGCCAAAGACAGCTAATGG AAAAATTGACAAACGTGCCCTCCGAGCAATGGTTGAGGCGCCTGTTCCCGTCGCAGTTACAGTCAACAACGATGTCGCTTCTGCTCCTACAATCGTCGAGGTGGAGACTTCAACATCCAGACTCACATTTACTCCCTTCGTTGCCGCGATCAACAAACCCGCACAGGCTGCAATCGCCAACCGCCTATCCACTGCGTCCGTCAATATTGGTAATATGTGGGCCCAACTTCAAGAGCATGGAGCACCCGCGCAACCATTGCAGATTACCAACGAGTCGTTCCGTCCTTTTAACGAGGCTTCTCCTCAAGTCTCCAACTCTCCCATCACATCTGGAAGGTCGATCACATCTTCGGCGTCGCGTTCAACTTTAAACCAGAACGAGAAGGAAGACCTGGACTCCAAATCGATAGTGAAAAAATCCTCTGTCGATACAGTAATCGCTAGTCTGCCTGTTCTTGGGGCTAAGACCGACCTTGCCGCCGAAAAAGGAGGCAATGCATGGGACGGCTATCTCGATGACGAGCTTCCTGAAAAGATGGAGCCGAAATACGTGAGGAACTTGCGCCATATTGTTTTTAGTCTTTACCGCAGGCTCTTCGGTGTGGTTTTCATCGTCAACATGTCTATCTTCATTCACGCACTCGTCGAGGGTGGACTCCCGGCTAACAAAATCGGAACCATTGTG GTCTTGGCCATTGGCTATCCGTCGGATTGCTGGCAGGGTCTACCACATGGAGGCGCACACTCGGGTAGTGGCATCAGCGCCATAGTATGGTTGATCTACTTCA CTATGATTTGGTTTGCTTATCCAAAGAGACGCTCTACCGCACATGACAATTTCGAGC CCATTGCTCTCCCTCAGCTGGGCCGCCACGGCGCTTGTCTGGGCCCTGGTTATTCTCCTGACGAACGACTACAAGGCACCAGGAGTCAGCCTGGCACGAGCCCTGCGTACCAATGCTTCTTTCTGGATGATTTGCGTGATTACGCTTGCAATCATGTCCTCTTGGCTAAGGTTGCGCAAGGTCAATGTCGCTCCGTGGTTCTCTCAAATCATGCCATCCGCCTCTACTTTGACTACACTACTCCCAAGACTGGCCACTTTGTTCGCGTTTCCAAGTCACCGCTCATGGAATGGCATTCGTTCGCAAC TATCCAAGAGCCCAACACTCCAGGGTTTAGTCTAGTTGTTTCTCGTGCTGGAGACTGGACCGGTCACACAATCGAAAATCCTCCCACCCAACTCTGGGTCCGTGGTGTCCCTACCTACGGTGTCTTGAGGATCGTGCCTCTCTTCCGCCGTCTTGTAATCGTCGCAACCGGTTCCGGTATTGGTCCATGCGCACCAGCGATCTTCGAGAAACGTATTCCCATGCGTCTCCTTTGGACAAGTCCCGACGTGCGAAAGACATTTGGTAACGAACTCGTCGATAAGCTCCTCGATGCCTCTCCCGATGCGGTGATTTACGATACTCGCAAACACGGAAAGCCAGACATGGTCAAACTCACTTTGCGCCTGGTTCGCGAGTTTGATGCAGAAGCTGTGGCAATTATTAGCAACCAAAAACTGACGGAAAAGGTTGTGTACGGGATGATGAGCCGTGGGATTCCGGCCTTTG GTGCCATCTGGGACTCATAA